The following proteins are encoded in a genomic region of Mustela erminea isolate mMusErm1 chromosome 3, mMusErm1.Pri, whole genome shotgun sequence:
- the UNC5A gene encoding netrin receptor UNC5A isoform X2 — MAVRPGLWPALLGMVLTVWLHGSGAQQSATVANPVPGANPDLLPHFLVEPEDVYIVKNKPVLLVCKAMPATQIFFKCNGEWVRQVDHVIERSTDDGSGLPAMEVRINVSRQQVEKVFGLEEYWCQCVAWSSSGTTKSQKAYIRIAYLRKNFEQEPLAKEVSLEQGIVLPCRPPEGIPPAEVEWLRNEDLVDPSLDPNVYITREHSLVVRQARLADTANYTCVAKNIVARRRSASAAVIVYVNGGWSTWTEWSVCSASCGRGWQKRSRSCTNPAPLNGGAFCEGQNVQKTACATLCPVDGSWSPWSKWSACGLDCTHWRSRECSDPAPRNGGEECRGADLDTRNCTSDLCVHTASGPEDVALYVGLIAVAVCLLLLLLVLILVYCRKKEGLDSDVADSSILTSGFQPVSIKPSKADNPHLLTIQPDLSTTTTTCQGSLCPRQDGPSPKFQLANGHLLSPLGGGRHTLHHSSPTSEAEDFVSRLSTQNYFRSLPRGTSNMTYGTFNFLGGRLMIPNTGISLLIPPDAIPRGKIYEIYLTLHKPEDVRLPLAGCQTLLSPIVSCGPPGVLLTRPVILAMDHCGEPCPESWSLRLKKQSCEGSWEDVLHLGEEAPSHLYYCQLEAGACYVFTEQLGRFALVGEALSVAATKRLKLLLFAPVACTSLEYNIRVYCLHDTHDALKEVVQLEKQLGGQLIQEPRVLHFKDSYHNLRLSIHDVPSSLWKSKLLVSYQEIPFYHIWNGTQQYLHCTFTLERVSPSTSDLACKVWVWQVEGDGQSFNINFNITKDTRFAELLALESEGGVPALVGPSAFKIPFLIRQKIITSLDPPCSRGADWRTLAQKLHLDRPWGSQRLPTSVIISRIPVLPTGPR; from the exons GTGCCCAGCAGAGTGCTACGGTGGCCAACCCGGTCCCCGGTGCCAACCCAGACCTGCTTCCCCACTTCCTGGTGGAGCCTGAGGATGTGTACATCGTCAAGAACAAGCCGGTGCTGCTGGTGTGCAAGGCCATGCCTGCCACGCAGATCTTCTTCAAGTGCAACGGGGAGTGGGTCCGCCAGGTGGACCACGTGATAGAGCGCAGCACGGATGATGGAAGCG ggcTGCCCGCCATGGAGGTCCGCATCAACGTCTCGAGGCAGCAGGTGGAGAAGGTGTTTGGGCTGGAGGAGTACTGGTGCCAGTGTGTGGCATGGAGCTCCTCAGGCACCACCAAGAGTCAGAAGGCCTACATCCGCATTGCCT ATTTGCGCAAGAACTTCGAGCAGGAGCCGCTGGCCAAGGAGGTATCCCTGGAGCAGGGCATCGTGCTGCCCTGCCGCCCACCCGAGGGCATCCCCCCGGCTGAG GTGGAGTGGCTCCGGAACGAGGACCTGGTGGACCCGTCCCTGGACCCCAATGTGTACATCACAAGGGAGCACAGCCTGGTGGTGCGACAGGCCCGCCTGGCCGACACGGCCAACTACACCTGCGTGGCCAAGAACATCGTAGCGCGTCGCCGCAGCGCCTCAGCTGCTGTCATCGTCTACG TGAACGGTGGGTGGTCGACGTGGACCGAGTGGTCCGTCTGCAGCGCCAGCTGTGGGCGCGGCTGGCAGAAACGGAGCCGGAGCTGCACCAACCCGGCGCCTCTCAACGGGGGTGCCTTCTGTGAGGGGCAGAATGTCCAGAAAACAGCCTGCGCCACCCTGTGCCCAG TGGATGGCAGCTGGAGCCCATGGAGCAAGTGGTCAGCCTGTGGGCTCGACTGCACCCACTGGCGAAGTCGTGAGTGTTCTGACCCAGCACCCCGCAATGGAGGTGAGGAGTGCCGGGGTGCTGATCTGGATACCCGAAATTGTACCAGCGACCTCTGTGTGCACA CTGCTTCCGGGCCCGAGGACGTGGCCCTCTACGTGGGCCTCATTGCTGTGGCTGTatgcctcctcctgctgctgctcgtCCTCATCCTTGTTTATTGCCGCAAGAAGGAAGGGCTGGACTCAGACGTGGCTGACTCATCCATCCTCACCTCAGGCTTCCAGCCCGTCAGCATCAAGCCCAGCAAAGCAG ACAATCCCCATCTTCTCACCATCCAGCCAGACctcagcaccaccaccaccacctgccaGGGAAGTCTGTGTCCCCGGCAGGACGGGCCAAGCCCCAAGTTCCAGCTCGCCAATGGGCACCTGCTCAGCCCGCTGGGTGGTGGGCGCCACACACTGCACCACAGCTCGCCCACCTCTGAGGCCGAGGACTTCGTCTCCCGCCTCTCTACCCAGAACTACTTCCGCTCCTTGCCCCGTGGCACCAGCAACATGACTTATGGGACCTTCAACTTCCTCGGGGGCCGGCTGATGATCCCTAATACAG GGATCAGCCTCCTCATTCCTCCAGATGCCATACCCCGGGGAAAGATCTACGAGATCTACCTCACACTGCACAAGCCAGAGGATGTGAG GTTGCCCCTAGCTGGCTGTCAGACCCTGCTGAGTCCCATCGTTAGCTGTGGGCCCCCTGGAGTCCTGCTCACCCGGCCGGTCATCCTCGCCATGGACCACTGTGGGGAGCCCTGCCCAGAGAGCTGGAGCCTGCGCCTCAAAAAGCAGTCCTGTGAGGGCAGCTGGGAG GATGTGCTGCATCTGGGAGAGGAGGCACCCTCCCACCTCTACTACTGCCAGCTGGAGGCCGGCGCCTGCTATGTCTTCACTGAGCAACTGGGCCGCTTTGCCCTGGTGGGAGAGGCCCTCAGTGTGGCTGCGACCAAGCGCCTCAAGCTGCTTCTGTTTGCCCCCGTGGCCTGCACCTCCCTCGAGTACAACATCCGAGTCTACTGCCTACATGACACCCACGACGCACTCAAG GAGGTGGTAcagctggagaagcagctggGGGGACAGCTGATCCAGGAGCCCCGAGTCCTGCACTTCAAGGACAGTTACCACAACCTACGTTTGTCCATCCACGATGTGCCCAGCTCCCTGTGGAAGAGCAAGCTCCTCGTCAGCTACCAG gAGATCCCCTTTTATCATATCTGGAACGGCACCCAGCAGTACCTGCACTGCACCTTCACCTTGGAGCGCGTCAGCCCCAGCACCAGTGACCTGGCCTGCAAGGTGTGGGTGTGGCAGGTGGAAGGCGATGGGCAGAGCTTCAATATCAACTTCAACATCACCAAG gacACAAGATTTGCTGAGCTGCTGGCTCTGGAGAGTGAAGGGGGGGTCCCAGCCCTAGTGGGCCCCAGTGCCTTCAAGATCCCCTTCCTCATTCGGCAGAAGATCATTACCAGCCTCGACCCGCCCTGTAGCCGGGGTGCTGACTGGCGGACTCTGGCCCAGAAACTCCACCTGGacag GCCCTGGGGCTCTCAAAGGCTCCCGACCTCAGTCATCATCTCCAGAATACCAGTGCTCCCCACAGGACCAAGATGA
- the UNC5A gene encoding netrin receptor UNC5A isoform X3, translating to MAVRPGLWPALLGMVLTVWLHGSGAQQSATVANPVPGANPDLLPHFLVEPEDVYIVKNKPVLLVCKAMPATQIFFKCNGEWVRQVDHVIERSTDDGSGLPAMEVRINVSRQQVEKVFGLEEYWCQCVAWSSSGTTKSQKAYIRIAYLRKNFEQEPLAKEVSLEQGIVLPCRPPEGIPPAEVEWLRNEDLVDPSLDPNVYITREHSLVVRQARLADTANYTCVAKNIVARRRSASAAVIVYVDGSWSPWSKWSACGLDCTHWRSRECSDPAPRNGGEECRGADLDTRNCTSDLCVHTASGPEDVALYVGLIAVAVCLLLLLLVLILVYCRKKEGLDSDVADSSILTSGFQPVSIKPSKADNPHLLTIQPDLSTTTTTCQGSLCPRQDGPSPKFQLANGHLLSPLGGGRHTLHHSSPTSEAEDFVSRLSTQNYFRSLPRGTSNMTYGTFNFLGGRLMIPNTGISLLIPPDAIPRGKIYEIYLTLHKPEDVRLPLAGCQTLLSPIVSCGPPGVLLTRPVILAMDHCGEPCPESWSLRLKKQSCEGSWEDVLHLGEEAPSHLYYCQLEAGACYVFTEQLGRFALVGEALSVAATKRLKLLLFAPVACTSLEYNIRVYCLHDTHDALKEVVQLEKQLGGQLIQEPRVLHFKDSYHNLRLSIHDVPSSLWKSKLLVSYQEIPFYHIWNGTQQYLHCTFTLERVSPSTSDLACKVWVWQVEGDGQSFNINFNITKDTRFAELLALESEGGVPALVGPSAFKIPFLIRQKIITSLDPPCSRGADWRTLAQKLHLDSHLSFFASKPSPTAMILNLWEARHFPNGNLSQLAAAVAGLGQPDAGLFTVSEAEC from the exons GTGCCCAGCAGAGTGCTACGGTGGCCAACCCGGTCCCCGGTGCCAACCCAGACCTGCTTCCCCACTTCCTGGTGGAGCCTGAGGATGTGTACATCGTCAAGAACAAGCCGGTGCTGCTGGTGTGCAAGGCCATGCCTGCCACGCAGATCTTCTTCAAGTGCAACGGGGAGTGGGTCCGCCAGGTGGACCACGTGATAGAGCGCAGCACGGATGATGGAAGCG ggcTGCCCGCCATGGAGGTCCGCATCAACGTCTCGAGGCAGCAGGTGGAGAAGGTGTTTGGGCTGGAGGAGTACTGGTGCCAGTGTGTGGCATGGAGCTCCTCAGGCACCACCAAGAGTCAGAAGGCCTACATCCGCATTGCCT ATTTGCGCAAGAACTTCGAGCAGGAGCCGCTGGCCAAGGAGGTATCCCTGGAGCAGGGCATCGTGCTGCCCTGCCGCCCACCCGAGGGCATCCCCCCGGCTGAG GTGGAGTGGCTCCGGAACGAGGACCTGGTGGACCCGTCCCTGGACCCCAATGTGTACATCACAAGGGAGCACAGCCTGGTGGTGCGACAGGCCCGCCTGGCCGACACGGCCAACTACACCTGCGTGGCCAAGAACATCGTAGCGCGTCGCCGCAGCGCCTCAGCTGCTGTCATCGTCTACG TGGATGGCAGCTGGAGCCCATGGAGCAAGTGGTCAGCCTGTGGGCTCGACTGCACCCACTGGCGAAGTCGTGAGTGTTCTGACCCAGCACCCCGCAATGGAGGTGAGGAGTGCCGGGGTGCTGATCTGGATACCCGAAATTGTACCAGCGACCTCTGTGTGCACA CTGCTTCCGGGCCCGAGGACGTGGCCCTCTACGTGGGCCTCATTGCTGTGGCTGTatgcctcctcctgctgctgctcgtCCTCATCCTTGTTTATTGCCGCAAGAAGGAAGGGCTGGACTCAGACGTGGCTGACTCATCCATCCTCACCTCAGGCTTCCAGCCCGTCAGCATCAAGCCCAGCAAAGCAG ACAATCCCCATCTTCTCACCATCCAGCCAGACctcagcaccaccaccaccacctgccaGGGAAGTCTGTGTCCCCGGCAGGACGGGCCAAGCCCCAAGTTCCAGCTCGCCAATGGGCACCTGCTCAGCCCGCTGGGTGGTGGGCGCCACACACTGCACCACAGCTCGCCCACCTCTGAGGCCGAGGACTTCGTCTCCCGCCTCTCTACCCAGAACTACTTCCGCTCCTTGCCCCGTGGCACCAGCAACATGACTTATGGGACCTTCAACTTCCTCGGGGGCCGGCTGATGATCCCTAATACAG GGATCAGCCTCCTCATTCCTCCAGATGCCATACCCCGGGGAAAGATCTACGAGATCTACCTCACACTGCACAAGCCAGAGGATGTGAG GTTGCCCCTAGCTGGCTGTCAGACCCTGCTGAGTCCCATCGTTAGCTGTGGGCCCCCTGGAGTCCTGCTCACCCGGCCGGTCATCCTCGCCATGGACCACTGTGGGGAGCCCTGCCCAGAGAGCTGGAGCCTGCGCCTCAAAAAGCAGTCCTGTGAGGGCAGCTGGGAG GATGTGCTGCATCTGGGAGAGGAGGCACCCTCCCACCTCTACTACTGCCAGCTGGAGGCCGGCGCCTGCTATGTCTTCACTGAGCAACTGGGCCGCTTTGCCCTGGTGGGAGAGGCCCTCAGTGTGGCTGCGACCAAGCGCCTCAAGCTGCTTCTGTTTGCCCCCGTGGCCTGCACCTCCCTCGAGTACAACATCCGAGTCTACTGCCTACATGACACCCACGACGCACTCAAG GAGGTGGTAcagctggagaagcagctggGGGGACAGCTGATCCAGGAGCCCCGAGTCCTGCACTTCAAGGACAGTTACCACAACCTACGTTTGTCCATCCACGATGTGCCCAGCTCCCTGTGGAAGAGCAAGCTCCTCGTCAGCTACCAG gAGATCCCCTTTTATCATATCTGGAACGGCACCCAGCAGTACCTGCACTGCACCTTCACCTTGGAGCGCGTCAGCCCCAGCACCAGTGACCTGGCCTGCAAGGTGTGGGTGTGGCAGGTGGAAGGCGATGGGCAGAGCTTCAATATCAACTTCAACATCACCAAG gacACAAGATTTGCTGAGCTGCTGGCTCTGGAGAGTGAAGGGGGGGTCCCAGCCCTAGTGGGCCCCAGTGCCTTCAAGATCCCCTTCCTCATTCGGCAGAAGATCATTACCAGCCTCGACCCGCCCTGTAGCCGGGGTGCTGACTGGCGGACTCTGGCCCAGAAACTCCACCTGGacag CCATCTCAGCTTCTTTGCCTCCAAGCCCAGCCCCACAGCCATGATCCTCAACCTGTGGGAGGCGCGGCACTTCCCCAATGGCAACCTCAGCCAGCTGGCTGCAGCAGTAGCCGGACTGGGCCAGCCAGACGCTGGCCTCTTCACGGTGTCAGAGGCGGAGTGCTGA
- the UNC5A gene encoding netrin receptor UNC5A isoform X1, translating into MAVRPGLWPALLGMVLTVWLHGSGAQQSATVANPVPGANPDLLPHFLVEPEDVYIVKNKPVLLVCKAMPATQIFFKCNGEWVRQVDHVIERSTDDGSGLPAMEVRINVSRQQVEKVFGLEEYWCQCVAWSSSGTTKSQKAYIRIAYLRKNFEQEPLAKEVSLEQGIVLPCRPPEGIPPAEVEWLRNEDLVDPSLDPNVYITREHSLVVRQARLADTANYTCVAKNIVARRRSASAAVIVYVNGGWSTWTEWSVCSASCGRGWQKRSRSCTNPAPLNGGAFCEGQNVQKTACATLCPVDGSWSPWSKWSACGLDCTHWRSRECSDPAPRNGGEECRGADLDTRNCTSDLCVHTASGPEDVALYVGLIAVAVCLLLLLLVLILVYCRKKEGLDSDVADSSILTSGFQPVSIKPSKADNPHLLTIQPDLSTTTTTCQGSLCPRQDGPSPKFQLANGHLLSPLGGGRHTLHHSSPTSEAEDFVSRLSTQNYFRSLPRGTSNMTYGTFNFLGGRLMIPNTGISLLIPPDAIPRGKIYEIYLTLHKPEDVRLPLAGCQTLLSPIVSCGPPGVLLTRPVILAMDHCGEPCPESWSLRLKKQSCEGSWEDVLHLGEEAPSHLYYCQLEAGACYVFTEQLGRFALVGEALSVAATKRLKLLLFAPVACTSLEYNIRVYCLHDTHDALKEVVQLEKQLGGQLIQEPRVLHFKDSYHNLRLSIHDVPSSLWKSKLLVSYQEIPFYHIWNGTQQYLHCTFTLERVSPSTSDLACKVWVWQVEGDGQSFNINFNITKDTRFAELLALESEGGVPALVGPSAFKIPFLIRQKIITSLDPPCSRGADWRTLAQKLHLDSHLSFFASKPSPTAMILNLWEARHFPNGNLSQLAAAVAGLGQPDAGLFTVSEAEC; encoded by the exons GTGCCCAGCAGAGTGCTACGGTGGCCAACCCGGTCCCCGGTGCCAACCCAGACCTGCTTCCCCACTTCCTGGTGGAGCCTGAGGATGTGTACATCGTCAAGAACAAGCCGGTGCTGCTGGTGTGCAAGGCCATGCCTGCCACGCAGATCTTCTTCAAGTGCAACGGGGAGTGGGTCCGCCAGGTGGACCACGTGATAGAGCGCAGCACGGATGATGGAAGCG ggcTGCCCGCCATGGAGGTCCGCATCAACGTCTCGAGGCAGCAGGTGGAGAAGGTGTTTGGGCTGGAGGAGTACTGGTGCCAGTGTGTGGCATGGAGCTCCTCAGGCACCACCAAGAGTCAGAAGGCCTACATCCGCATTGCCT ATTTGCGCAAGAACTTCGAGCAGGAGCCGCTGGCCAAGGAGGTATCCCTGGAGCAGGGCATCGTGCTGCCCTGCCGCCCACCCGAGGGCATCCCCCCGGCTGAG GTGGAGTGGCTCCGGAACGAGGACCTGGTGGACCCGTCCCTGGACCCCAATGTGTACATCACAAGGGAGCACAGCCTGGTGGTGCGACAGGCCCGCCTGGCCGACACGGCCAACTACACCTGCGTGGCCAAGAACATCGTAGCGCGTCGCCGCAGCGCCTCAGCTGCTGTCATCGTCTACG TGAACGGTGGGTGGTCGACGTGGACCGAGTGGTCCGTCTGCAGCGCCAGCTGTGGGCGCGGCTGGCAGAAACGGAGCCGGAGCTGCACCAACCCGGCGCCTCTCAACGGGGGTGCCTTCTGTGAGGGGCAGAATGTCCAGAAAACAGCCTGCGCCACCCTGTGCCCAG TGGATGGCAGCTGGAGCCCATGGAGCAAGTGGTCAGCCTGTGGGCTCGACTGCACCCACTGGCGAAGTCGTGAGTGTTCTGACCCAGCACCCCGCAATGGAGGTGAGGAGTGCCGGGGTGCTGATCTGGATACCCGAAATTGTACCAGCGACCTCTGTGTGCACA CTGCTTCCGGGCCCGAGGACGTGGCCCTCTACGTGGGCCTCATTGCTGTGGCTGTatgcctcctcctgctgctgctcgtCCTCATCCTTGTTTATTGCCGCAAGAAGGAAGGGCTGGACTCAGACGTGGCTGACTCATCCATCCTCACCTCAGGCTTCCAGCCCGTCAGCATCAAGCCCAGCAAAGCAG ACAATCCCCATCTTCTCACCATCCAGCCAGACctcagcaccaccaccaccacctgccaGGGAAGTCTGTGTCCCCGGCAGGACGGGCCAAGCCCCAAGTTCCAGCTCGCCAATGGGCACCTGCTCAGCCCGCTGGGTGGTGGGCGCCACACACTGCACCACAGCTCGCCCACCTCTGAGGCCGAGGACTTCGTCTCCCGCCTCTCTACCCAGAACTACTTCCGCTCCTTGCCCCGTGGCACCAGCAACATGACTTATGGGACCTTCAACTTCCTCGGGGGCCGGCTGATGATCCCTAATACAG GGATCAGCCTCCTCATTCCTCCAGATGCCATACCCCGGGGAAAGATCTACGAGATCTACCTCACACTGCACAAGCCAGAGGATGTGAG GTTGCCCCTAGCTGGCTGTCAGACCCTGCTGAGTCCCATCGTTAGCTGTGGGCCCCCTGGAGTCCTGCTCACCCGGCCGGTCATCCTCGCCATGGACCACTGTGGGGAGCCCTGCCCAGAGAGCTGGAGCCTGCGCCTCAAAAAGCAGTCCTGTGAGGGCAGCTGGGAG GATGTGCTGCATCTGGGAGAGGAGGCACCCTCCCACCTCTACTACTGCCAGCTGGAGGCCGGCGCCTGCTATGTCTTCACTGAGCAACTGGGCCGCTTTGCCCTGGTGGGAGAGGCCCTCAGTGTGGCTGCGACCAAGCGCCTCAAGCTGCTTCTGTTTGCCCCCGTGGCCTGCACCTCCCTCGAGTACAACATCCGAGTCTACTGCCTACATGACACCCACGACGCACTCAAG GAGGTGGTAcagctggagaagcagctggGGGGACAGCTGATCCAGGAGCCCCGAGTCCTGCACTTCAAGGACAGTTACCACAACCTACGTTTGTCCATCCACGATGTGCCCAGCTCCCTGTGGAAGAGCAAGCTCCTCGTCAGCTACCAG gAGATCCCCTTTTATCATATCTGGAACGGCACCCAGCAGTACCTGCACTGCACCTTCACCTTGGAGCGCGTCAGCCCCAGCACCAGTGACCTGGCCTGCAAGGTGTGGGTGTGGCAGGTGGAAGGCGATGGGCAGAGCTTCAATATCAACTTCAACATCACCAAG gacACAAGATTTGCTGAGCTGCTGGCTCTGGAGAGTGAAGGGGGGGTCCCAGCCCTAGTGGGCCCCAGTGCCTTCAAGATCCCCTTCCTCATTCGGCAGAAGATCATTACCAGCCTCGACCCGCCCTGTAGCCGGGGTGCTGACTGGCGGACTCTGGCCCAGAAACTCCACCTGGacag CCATCTCAGCTTCTTTGCCTCCAAGCCCAGCCCCACAGCCATGATCCTCAACCTGTGGGAGGCGCGGCACTTCCCCAATGGCAACCTCAGCCAGCTGGCTGCAGCAGTAGCCGGACTGGGCCAGCCAGACGCTGGCCTCTTCACGGTGTCAGAGGCGGAGTGCTGA
- the UNC5A gene encoding netrin receptor UNC5A isoform X4 — MEVRINVSRQQVEKVFGLEEYWCQCVAWSSSGTTKSQKAYIRIAYLRKNFEQEPLAKEVSLEQGIVLPCRPPEGIPPAEVEWLRNEDLVDPSLDPNVYITREHSLVVRQARLADTANYTCVAKNIVARRRSASAAVIVYVNGGWSTWTEWSVCSASCGRGWQKRSRSCTNPAPLNGGAFCEGQNVQKTACATLCPVDGSWSPWSKWSACGLDCTHWRSRECSDPAPRNGGEECRGADLDTRNCTSDLCVHTASGPEDVALYVGLIAVAVCLLLLLLVLILVYCRKKEGLDSDVADSSILTSGFQPVSIKPSKADNPHLLTIQPDLSTTTTTCQGSLCPRQDGPSPKFQLANGHLLSPLGGGRHTLHHSSPTSEAEDFVSRLSTQNYFRSLPRGTSNMTYGTFNFLGGRLMIPNTGISLLIPPDAIPRGKIYEIYLTLHKPEDVRLPLAGCQTLLSPIVSCGPPGVLLTRPVILAMDHCGEPCPESWSLRLKKQSCEGSWEDVLHLGEEAPSHLYYCQLEAGACYVFTEQLGRFALVGEALSVAATKRLKLLLFAPVACTSLEYNIRVYCLHDTHDALKEVVQLEKQLGGQLIQEPRVLHFKDSYHNLRLSIHDVPSSLWKSKLLVSYQEIPFYHIWNGTQQYLHCTFTLERVSPSTSDLACKVWVWQVEGDGQSFNINFNITKDTRFAELLALESEGGVPALVGPSAFKIPFLIRQKIITSLDPPCSRGADWRTLAQKLHLDSHLSFFASKPSPTAMILNLWEARHFPNGNLSQLAAAVAGLGQPDAGLFTVSEAEC, encoded by the exons ATGGAGGTCCGCATCAACGTCTCGAGGCAGCAGGTGGAGAAGGTGTTTGGGCTGGAGGAGTACTGGTGCCAGTGTGTGGCATGGAGCTCCTCAGGCACCACCAAGAGTCAGAAGGCCTACATCCGCATTGCCT ATTTGCGCAAGAACTTCGAGCAGGAGCCGCTGGCCAAGGAGGTATCCCTGGAGCAGGGCATCGTGCTGCCCTGCCGCCCACCCGAGGGCATCCCCCCGGCTGAG GTGGAGTGGCTCCGGAACGAGGACCTGGTGGACCCGTCCCTGGACCCCAATGTGTACATCACAAGGGAGCACAGCCTGGTGGTGCGACAGGCCCGCCTGGCCGACACGGCCAACTACACCTGCGTGGCCAAGAACATCGTAGCGCGTCGCCGCAGCGCCTCAGCTGCTGTCATCGTCTACG TGAACGGTGGGTGGTCGACGTGGACCGAGTGGTCCGTCTGCAGCGCCAGCTGTGGGCGCGGCTGGCAGAAACGGAGCCGGAGCTGCACCAACCCGGCGCCTCTCAACGGGGGTGCCTTCTGTGAGGGGCAGAATGTCCAGAAAACAGCCTGCGCCACCCTGTGCCCAG TGGATGGCAGCTGGAGCCCATGGAGCAAGTGGTCAGCCTGTGGGCTCGACTGCACCCACTGGCGAAGTCGTGAGTGTTCTGACCCAGCACCCCGCAATGGAGGTGAGGAGTGCCGGGGTGCTGATCTGGATACCCGAAATTGTACCAGCGACCTCTGTGTGCACA CTGCTTCCGGGCCCGAGGACGTGGCCCTCTACGTGGGCCTCATTGCTGTGGCTGTatgcctcctcctgctgctgctcgtCCTCATCCTTGTTTATTGCCGCAAGAAGGAAGGGCTGGACTCAGACGTGGCTGACTCATCCATCCTCACCTCAGGCTTCCAGCCCGTCAGCATCAAGCCCAGCAAAGCAG ACAATCCCCATCTTCTCACCATCCAGCCAGACctcagcaccaccaccaccacctgccaGGGAAGTCTGTGTCCCCGGCAGGACGGGCCAAGCCCCAAGTTCCAGCTCGCCAATGGGCACCTGCTCAGCCCGCTGGGTGGTGGGCGCCACACACTGCACCACAGCTCGCCCACCTCTGAGGCCGAGGACTTCGTCTCCCGCCTCTCTACCCAGAACTACTTCCGCTCCTTGCCCCGTGGCACCAGCAACATGACTTATGGGACCTTCAACTTCCTCGGGGGCCGGCTGATGATCCCTAATACAG GGATCAGCCTCCTCATTCCTCCAGATGCCATACCCCGGGGAAAGATCTACGAGATCTACCTCACACTGCACAAGCCAGAGGATGTGAG GTTGCCCCTAGCTGGCTGTCAGACCCTGCTGAGTCCCATCGTTAGCTGTGGGCCCCCTGGAGTCCTGCTCACCCGGCCGGTCATCCTCGCCATGGACCACTGTGGGGAGCCCTGCCCAGAGAGCTGGAGCCTGCGCCTCAAAAAGCAGTCCTGTGAGGGCAGCTGGGAG GATGTGCTGCATCTGGGAGAGGAGGCACCCTCCCACCTCTACTACTGCCAGCTGGAGGCCGGCGCCTGCTATGTCTTCACTGAGCAACTGGGCCGCTTTGCCCTGGTGGGAGAGGCCCTCAGTGTGGCTGCGACCAAGCGCCTCAAGCTGCTTCTGTTTGCCCCCGTGGCCTGCACCTCCCTCGAGTACAACATCCGAGTCTACTGCCTACATGACACCCACGACGCACTCAAG GAGGTGGTAcagctggagaagcagctggGGGGACAGCTGATCCAGGAGCCCCGAGTCCTGCACTTCAAGGACAGTTACCACAACCTACGTTTGTCCATCCACGATGTGCCCAGCTCCCTGTGGAAGAGCAAGCTCCTCGTCAGCTACCAG gAGATCCCCTTTTATCATATCTGGAACGGCACCCAGCAGTACCTGCACTGCACCTTCACCTTGGAGCGCGTCAGCCCCAGCACCAGTGACCTGGCCTGCAAGGTGTGGGTGTGGCAGGTGGAAGGCGATGGGCAGAGCTTCAATATCAACTTCAACATCACCAAG gacACAAGATTTGCTGAGCTGCTGGCTCTGGAGAGTGAAGGGGGGGTCCCAGCCCTAGTGGGCCCCAGTGCCTTCAAGATCCCCTTCCTCATTCGGCAGAAGATCATTACCAGCCTCGACCCGCCCTGTAGCCGGGGTGCTGACTGGCGGACTCTGGCCCAGAAACTCCACCTGGacag CCATCTCAGCTTCTTTGCCTCCAAGCCCAGCCCCACAGCCATGATCCTCAACCTGTGGGAGGCGCGGCACTTCCCCAATGGCAACCTCAGCCAGCTGGCTGCAGCAGTAGCCGGACTGGGCCAGCCAGACGCTGGCCTCTTCACGGTGTCAGAGGCGGAGTGCTGA